In a genomic window of Quercus lobata isolate SW786 chromosome 4, ValleyOak3.0 Primary Assembly, whole genome shotgun sequence:
- the LOC115985786 gene encoding receptor-like protein 7, with the protein MGTDCCGWDGVTCDTMTGHVIAVDLSCSRLEGHIHPNSTIFSLRHLQRLNLAFNEFYPSAISSKFGGFANMTHLNLTDSSFAGNVPSEISHLSKLVSLDLSLNYNMRIEKPSLKRLVQNLTHLTELVLDEVNMSSVPANSFMNLSSSLTSLSLSDCGLKGRFPDYIFLLPNLQLLDVGYNYNLTGSLPTYNWSTPLKSLGLSRTGFPIDIPNSISNLKSLKELYLSNCNFIGSSHPTFLSNLTQITSLGLSYNNFGGQCPWSLLNNAGLTYLGLSGNNFIGQLPNLSTNWSKVSSSNSSSNSQSVSQIPSKLVYLLLFDNLLNGTIPSWVYDIPSLQYLFLDNNQFTGHIGEFLHNSLVDLQLNNNKLHGPLPLSISKLVSLRQLSVSFNNLSGNVESKIFSKLKSLEDLDMSNNPHLSLSSFTLATNILPNIFSLHLSSSNITEIPHFLRTAEYIQSLELSKNQIKGNIPKWFLEVGKDSLHNLNLSYNFLTSVGHLPWKNLRYLDFRSNLLQGPLPIPPLGISFFSVARNKITGQISSLICNLSSIVYLDLSYNHLSNMIPPCFGNFSDNLMDLNLQNNNLNGTLPMKFAKGCRLRSLKLNGNQFEGSLPQSLVRCRNLEVLDFGNNKINSTFPVGWKLFQSCRFLSCDQTTFMVP; encoded by the coding sequence ATGGGTACAGATTGTTGTGGGTGGGATGGGGTCACCTGTGATACGATGACAGGTCATGTCATTGCTGTCGACCTCAGTTGCAGTCGCCTTGAAGGTCACATCCATCCCAATTCTACCATTTTCTCTCTTCGCCATCTCCAGCGGCTCAACCTCGCTTTCAACGAGTTCTATCCCTCCGCAATTTCATCTAAGTTTGGTGGCTTTGCGAACATGACGCATCTCAACCTCACTGACTCCTCCTTTGCTGGTAATGTCCCTTCCGAAATCTCCCACTTATCTAAACTGGTTTCACTTGATCTCTCTTTGAATTATAACATGAGAATAGAAAAGCCTAGTTTGAAAAGGCTTGTTCAAAACCTAACCCATCTAACTGAACTTGTTTTGGATGAGGTTAACATGTCTTCTGTTCCAGCTAATTCTTTCATGAATTTGTCTTCCTCTTTGACATCTCTTAGTCTTTCTGATTGTGGATTGAAAGGGAGATTCCCAGATTATATATTCCTCCTCCCAAACCTCCAGCTGCTTGATGTAGGTTACAACTACAATCTCACCGGTTCCCTTCCAACGTATAACTGGAGTACTCCTCTCAAGTCCTTGGGTCTCTCTAGAACTGGATTCCCAATCGACATACCTAATTCTATCAGCAATCTAAAGTCCTTAAAAGAATTGTACCTCAGTAATTGCAATTTCATAGGTTCATCGCATCCAACATTTCTTTCAAACCTCACACAAATAACTTCTTTGGGCCTCTCATATAATAACTTTGGTGGTCAGTGTCCATGGTCCCTCCTAAACAATGCAGGACTTACTTATTTAGGTCTCTCAGGCAACAATTTCATAGGCCAACTTCCAAATCTTTCAACAAACTGGTCAAAAGTTTCTTCTTCAAACAGTTCTTCCAATAGTCAGTCAGTTAGTCAAATTCCTTCCAAATTGGTATATCTGCTTTTATTTGATAACTTATTGAATGGCACTATACCATCTTGGGTGTATGACATACCATCTTTGCAGTACTTATTTCTAGACAATAACCAATTCACTGGGCATATTGGTGAATTCCTGCATAACTCATTGGTTGATCTTCAGTTGAATAATAACAAACTACATGGTCCCCTTCCATTGTCAATCTCTAAATTGGTGAGCCTTCGTCAACTAAGTGTTTCCTTCAATAATTTAAGTGGCAATGTGGAGtcaaaaatattctcaaaactcaaaagtctTGAAGATCTTGATATGTCAAATAACCCTCATCTATCACTAAGCTCCTTCACCCTCGCCACCAATATCTTGCCCAACATTTTCTCATTACATTTGTCTTCTTCCAACATAACTGAAATTCCACACTTTTTACGAACTGCAGAATATATACAATCCTTAGAGCTTTccaaaaaccaaatcaaaggCAATATTCCGAAGTGGTTTTTGGAGGTGGGGAAGGATTCATTGCACAATTTGAATCTTTCATACAACTTCTTGACAAGTGTAGGACACCTTCCGTGGAAGAACTTGAGATATCTTGATTTTCGTTCTAACTTGCTTCAAGGACCACTTCCAATACCTCCACTAGGCATATCTTTCTTTTCAGTTGCAAGGAATAAAATAACTGGACAAATCTCTTCCTTGATTTGCAATCTCAGTTCTATTGTGTACCTTGATTTGTCTTATAATCACTTGAGTAACATGATTCCTCCATGTTTTGGAAACTTTAGTGACAATCTCATGGAtctgaatttacaaaataacAATCTTAATGGCACCCTCCCAATGAAATTTGCAAAGGGATGTCGCTTGAGAAGTCTTAAACTCAATGGCAACCAATTTGAAGGGTCATTGCCACAATCATTGGTCCGTTGTAGAAATTTGGAAGTTCTAGATTTTGGTAACAACAAGATTAATAGCACCTTCCCTGTTGGTTGGAAACTCTTCCAAAGTTGCAGGTTCTTATCTTGCGATCAAACAACTTTCATGGTGCCTTAG
- the LOC115986340 gene encoding receptor-like protein 9DC3, giving the protein MMNVSADKGELKYMGDNYYQDSVTVVMKGFFFDLVKIQSLFTTIDFSNNNFKGEIPKVIGELRSLKGLNFSHNNLTGCMPQSLGNLTNLEWLDLSSNKLTGEIPIQLVDLTMLAFLNLSENYLFGHIPQGKQFNTFMNDSYYGNRGLCGFPMTKACGNDEGQQPSPSSTIQEDDFEFENGFHWKVVLLGYGCGFMFGLGLGYLVFSSGKPKWLVNIVYGGRHNKLQRS; this is encoded by the coding sequence ATGATGAATGTGAGTGCAGACAAAGGTGAATTGAAATATATGGGTGATAATTATTATCAAGATTCTGTGACAGTGGTGATGAAAgggtttttctttgatttggtaaaAATCCAAAGTCTATTCACAACCATTGATTTCTCCAACAATAATTTCAAAGGAGAAATTCCAAAGGTAATTGGAGAGCTTCGATCATTGAAGGGGCTTAATTTTTCACACAATAATCTTACAGGTTGTATGCCTCAATCGTTGGGAAATTTAACCAATCTTGAATGGTTAGATCTCTCCTCAAACAAGCTCACAGGTGAAATTCCTATACAATTGGTAGATCTCACAATGCTAGCATTTTTAAACCTATCAGAAAATTATCTTTTTGGACATATACCCCAAGGTAAACAGTTCAATACCTTTATGAATGATTCTTACTATGGGAACCGTGGGTTATGTGGATTTCCAATGACAAAAGCTTGTGGCAATGATGAGGGACAACAACCATCACCATCATCAACCATTCAAGAAGATGATTTCGAATTTGAAAATGGGTTTCATTGGAAAGTTGTATTGTTGGGGTATGGTTGTGGATTCATGTTTggattgggtttgggttatcTTGTGTTCTCAAGTGGAAAACCGAAATGGCTAGTGAATATTGTTTATGGAGGAAGACATAACAAGTTACAAAGATCCTAG
- the LOC115986343 gene encoding heavy metal-associated isoprenylated plant protein 46-like isoform X2: MKQKVVIRVTLNNGKKNARSKAMQIAVGLQGVESVSLQDEDSSQIVVVGDDIDSVNLTSLLRKKVGFAELTSVSPVSTEGGKPKQETKPSESGIQSLVWPTYQAGVPYYYQPSAPYYAYEVAGYNQNSCIIM, translated from the exons CAAAAGGTAGTGATCAGGGTCACCTTAAATAATGGCAAAAAAAATGCTCGGTCCAAGGCCATGCAGATTGCAGTTGGTCTACAAG GCGTGGAATCTGTGTCTCTACAAGATGAGGACAGCAGTcagattgttgttgttggggaTGACATTGATTCAGTCAACTTGACATCTTTGCTGAGGAAGAAAGTTGGATTTGCTGAGTTAACGAGTGTCTCGCCAGTCAGTACTGAGGGGGGAAAACCAAAGCAAGAGACCAAACCCAGTGAATCTGGAATACAATCATTGGTTTGGCCAACCTATCAAGCTGGTGTACCATATTATTATCAACCCAGTGCGCCATATTATGCATATGAAGTCGCGGGTTACAACCAGAACTCTTGCATTATTATGTGA
- the LOC115986343 gene encoding heavy metal-associated isoprenylated plant protein 46-like isoform X1, with amino-acid sequence MKQKVVIRVTLNNGKKNARSKAMQIAVGLQGVESVSLQDEDSSQIVVVGDDIDSVNLTSLLRKKVGFAELTSVSPVSTEGGKPKQETKPSESGIQSLVWPTYQAGVPYYYQPSAPYYAYEVAGYNQNSCIIM; translated from the exons ATGAAG CAAAAGGTAGTGATCAGGGTCACCTTAAATAATGGCAAAAAAAATGCTCGGTCCAAGGCCATGCAGATTGCAGTTGGTCTACAAG GCGTGGAATCTGTGTCTCTACAAGATGAGGACAGCAGTcagattgttgttgttggggaTGACATTGATTCAGTCAACTTGACATCTTTGCTGAGGAAGAAAGTTGGATTTGCTGAGTTAACGAGTGTCTCGCCAGTCAGTACTGAGGGGGGAAAACCAAAGCAAGAGACCAAACCCAGTGAATCTGGAATACAATCATTGGTTTGGCCAACCTATCAAGCTGGTGTACCATATTATTATCAACCCAGTGCGCCATATTATGCATATGAAGTCGCGGGTTACAACCAGAACTCTTGCATTATTATGTGA